A genomic window from Methanovulcanius yangii includes:
- a CDS encoding DNA-directed DNA polymerase II large subunit, giving the protein MQASPEMEAYFASLNEELERAIRVAGAARTKGVDPRCEVEIPVASDLADRVEALLGYEGVAARLRELGEQMSREEVALRIGDDFIAKMFGEETREEILDHAIRTSMALLTEGVVAAPTEGIGRVGVGRNDDGTEYLKIYYAGPIRSAGGTAQALSVLVGDYVRKGLGMNRYIPRDDEVERYVEEVKKYNNIMSLQYLPSDAELRTIIRECPVCIEGEPTEQVEVSAYRNLERIETNTVRGGMALVVAEGLALKAPKIQKNVRKVGIEGWDWLDDLIAGVSSKSSDDDEEEEKEKKPGVKPKDKYIRDLIGGRPVFSYPMRPGGFRLRYGRSRNTGFASAGFNPATLHLLGDFLAVGTQMKVERPGKAAGVVPVDTIEGPTVKLLNGDVLRADTIEEALPLMGKVDEILDVGEMLVSYGEFLENNHVLMPGSYCEEWWLLEGGTHTPADEMEAIAMALDGAYLHPQYMYMWDDLPVADIKELAKFVAKHGTFADGALTIPAEGRGKEILETLLVPHTVRDGRVAVATPRVVLACLGLTQDLSFSSRWEDAPKDDAFALVQYLAGMKMRSKGGIRIGGRMGRPGKSKAREMRPPPHALFPVGDEGGSRRSFQEVAKAKGNSAGGTITADIGRRRCPSCGEETYKNACPACGTHTTAVFTCPRCNRTLETDTCPACGAEGVCLQTITIPVKEEYAAACASIGMRENELKLVKGVKGLISKERTIEPLEKGLLRAKNELYVFKDGTIRYDMIDLPLTHFRPREVGTPVERLLELGYLRDVYGAPLESADQVLELKAQDILVSEDCGNWLVRVAKFVDESLEKIYGLPPYYQVERPSDLVGQLLMGLAPHTSAGVLARLIGYSKAHVGYAHPFFHAAKRRNCFAADTMIQVYDGSEWRELPIGHFVVENFDLDRPELDRVGTYYSDPKAPFWVHAIDTTGRVRLRRVTSVSVHRAPATLIRFETTRGKSLTVTADHAMVVTELAYLRKITAMEVKEGDCVPTFDGRMVINDTIAKREVVENLGEYVYCLTVDEDHTLAANGIFTGQCDGDEDCVMLLMDGLLNFSKSFLPETRGGSMDAPLVLTSTLDPSEVDKESHNVDACPSYPLEFYLATLTYTHPKDLDKLIDHVENRLGTPAQYEGIMFTHDTSDISAGPLESTYTKLTTMLEKLDAELDLAKSIRAVDESDVAERVLNTHFIRDLQGNLNAFSKQKMRCTKCNTKYRRMTMSGKCNKCGGNIIQTVHEGSVKKYLEMSLNICEEYDISEYTRQRVEMLDMYILSTFGKEKETQLGLADFM; this is encoded by the coding sequence ATGCAGGCGTCACCGGAGATGGAGGCCTATTTTGCCTCACTGAATGAGGAGCTGGAACGCGCCATCAGGGTCGCCGGGGCCGCCCGCACGAAGGGGGTCGACCCGCGGTGCGAGGTGGAGATCCCGGTCGCATCCGACCTTGCCGACCGCGTGGAGGCGCTCCTCGGTTACGAGGGGGTGGCCGCCCGGCTGCGTGAGCTGGGGGAGCAGATGTCCCGGGAAGAGGTGGCACTGCGCATCGGTGACGACTTTATCGCGAAGATGTTCGGGGAGGAGACGCGGGAGGAGATCCTCGATCATGCCATCCGCACCTCGATGGCGCTCCTGACCGAAGGGGTGGTGGCGGCGCCGACCGAGGGCATCGGGCGCGTCGGCGTCGGGAGAAACGACGACGGCACGGAGTACCTGAAGATCTACTATGCAGGGCCCATCCGGAGTGCGGGCGGAACGGCGCAGGCGCTCTCCGTTCTCGTGGGCGACTACGTGAGAAAGGGACTGGGGATGAACCGGTACATCCCCCGCGACGACGAGGTCGAACGCTACGTGGAGGAGGTCAAGAAATACAACAATATCATGAGCCTCCAGTACCTCCCGAGCGATGCCGAACTCCGGACGATCATCCGGGAGTGCCCGGTCTGTATCGAGGGGGAGCCGACCGAGCAGGTGGAGGTGTCGGCCTACCGGAACCTCGAGCGGATCGAGACGAACACGGTCCGGGGCGGCATGGCCCTCGTCGTCGCGGAGGGTCTCGCCCTCAAGGCCCCGAAGATCCAGAAGAACGTGCGCAAGGTGGGCATCGAGGGCTGGGACTGGCTCGATGACCTCATCGCAGGGGTCTCATCCAAGTCCTCCGACGACGACGAGGAGGAGGAGAAGGAGAAGAAGCCCGGCGTCAAGCCGAAGGACAAGTACATCCGTGACCTCATCGGCGGGCGTCCGGTCTTCTCGTACCCGATGCGGCCGGGGGGCTTTCGGCTCCGCTACGGCCGCTCCCGGAACACAGGATTTGCATCCGCAGGGTTCAACCCCGCGACGCTGCACCTGCTGGGGGACTTTCTCGCCGTCGGAACCCAGATGAAGGTGGAGCGGCCCGGAAAGGCCGCAGGCGTCGTGCCGGTCGACACGATCGAGGGGCCGACGGTGAAGCTCCTGAATGGCGACGTCCTCCGGGCGGACACGATCGAAGAGGCCCTGCCTCTCATGGGGAAGGTGGACGAGATCCTCGACGTCGGCGAGATGCTCGTTTCGTACGGCGAATTTCTCGAGAACAACCACGTGCTGATGCCCGGCTCCTACTGCGAAGAGTGGTGGCTCCTCGAAGGGGGCACCCATACGCCCGCGGACGAGATGGAGGCGATCGCGATGGCGCTTGACGGCGCCTACCTCCACCCGCAGTACATGTACATGTGGGACGACCTGCCGGTGGCGGACATAAAGGAGCTCGCCAAGTTCGTGGCCAAGCACGGGACCTTTGCGGACGGGGCCCTCACCATACCTGCCGAGGGACGGGGCAAGGAGATCCTCGAGACCCTCCTCGTCCCGCATACGGTCAGGGATGGCAGGGTGGCGGTGGCAACACCCCGCGTCGTCCTCGCCTGTCTCGGACTCACGCAGGATTTGTCCTTCTCGAGCCGGTGGGAGGATGCGCCGAAGGATGATGCGTTCGCCCTTGTCCAGTACCTCGCCGGGATGAAGATGCGCTCGAAGGGCGGCATCCGCATCGGCGGGCGGATGGGTCGGCCGGGCAAGTCGAAGGCACGGGAGATGCGGCCCCCGCCCCACGCCCTCTTTCCGGTCGGTGATGAGGGGGGCTCCCGGCGGTCGTTCCAGGAGGTCGCCAAGGCGAAGGGGAATTCCGCGGGAGGCACGATCACGGCGGATATCGGGCGCCGCCGGTGCCCCTCATGCGGCGAGGAGACCTACAAGAACGCCTGTCCGGCCTGCGGGACGCACACGACGGCCGTCTTTACCTGCCCGCGGTGCAACCGGACGCTTGAGACCGACACCTGCCCGGCCTGCGGGGCGGAGGGGGTCTGCCTCCAGACGATCACAATCCCGGTCAAGGAGGAGTATGCGGCCGCCTGCGCCTCCATCGGGATGCGGGAGAACGAGCTCAAGCTGGTGAAGGGCGTCAAGGGCCTCATCTCGAAGGAGCGGACGATAGAGCCGCTGGAGAAGGGCCTCCTCCGGGCGAAAAACGAACTCTACGTCTTCAAGGACGGGACCATCCGGTACGACATGATCGATCTCCCGCTCACCCACTTCCGCCCCCGTGAGGTGGGCACCCCGGTCGAACGGCTCCTCGAGCTCGGGTATCTCCGCGACGTCTACGGGGCGCCGCTGGAGTCCGCGGATCAGGTACTCGAACTGAAGGCACAGGACATCCTCGTCTCGGAAGACTGCGGCAACTGGCTCGTCCGGGTGGCGAAGTTCGTCGACGAGTCATTGGAGAAGATCTACGGCCTTCCGCCATATTATCAGGTGGAGCGCCCGTCTGACCTCGTGGGGCAATTGTTGATGGGCCTTGCCCCGCACACCTCGGCGGGGGTCTTGGCCCGGCTGATCGGGTATTCGAAGGCCCATGTGGGCTACGCCCATCCCTTCTTCCACGCAGCAAAACGGCGCAACTGCTTTGCGGCCGACACGATGATTCAGGTCTACGACGGCTCGGAGTGGCGGGAGCTTCCCATCGGCCACTTCGTCGTCGAGAACTTCGACCTCGACCGGCCGGAACTCGACCGGGTGGGGACCTACTACTCGGACCCGAAGGCGCCCTTCTGGGTGCACGCGATCGACACGACGGGGCGGGTGCGGCTGCGCCGGGTGACGTCGGTCTCGGTTCACCGGGCGCCCGCGACCCTCATCCGGTTCGAGACGACGCGGGGGAAGTCGTTGACGGTGACGGCGGACCACGCGATGGTGGTGACCGAGCTTGCGTACCTGAGAAAGATCACGGCGATGGAGGTGAAGGAGGGCGACTGCGTCCCGACCTTCGACGGCCGGATGGTGATCAACGATACGATAGCGAAGCGTGAGGTGGTAGAGAACCTCGGGGAGTATGTCTACTGCCTGACGGTGGACGAGGACCATACGCTTGCGGCGAACGGGATCTTCACCGGCCAGTGCGACGGGGACGAGGACTGCGTGATGCTCCTGATGGACGGCCTTCTGAACTTCTCGAAGTCCTTCCTGCCGGAGACCCGCGGCGGGTCGATGGACGCCCCGCTGGTCTTGACCTCCACCCTCGACCCGTCGGAGGTCGACAAGGAGTCGCACAACGTGGATGCCTGCCCCTCGTACCCGCTGGAGTTCTACCTCGCAACGCTCACCTACACCCACCCCAAAGATCTCGACAAGCTCATCGACCACGTGGAAAACCGCCTCGGGACGCCGGCGCAGTACGAGGGGATCATGTTCACGCACGACACCTCCGACATCTCGGCGGGGCCGCTGGAGTCGACCTACACGAAACTCACCACGATGCTCGAGAAGCTCGACGCGGAGCTCGACCTCGCAAAGTCCATCCGGGCGGTCGACGAGTCGGACGTGGCCGAGCGGGTGCTCAATACGCACTTCATCCGCGACCTGCAGGGCAACCTGAACGCGTTTTCCAAACAGAAGATGCGGTGCACGAAGTGCAACACGAAGTACCGCCGCATGACGATGTCGGGCAAGTGCAACAAGTGCGGCGGCAACATCATCCAGACCGTCCACGAGGGGTCGGTGAAGAAGTATCTCGAGATGTCGCTGAATATCTGCGAGGAGTACGACATCTCCGAGTATACCCGGCAGCGGGTGGAGATGCTCGACATGTACATCCTCTCGACCTTCGGCAAGGAGAAGGAAACCCAGCTGGGGCTCGCGGACTTTATGTGA
- a CDS encoding thymidylate synthase, producing the protein MLNVRAYCLGKAHEEVIKAILRYGVEVVTEDGEKTLELPEPFSIQVNEPFADYMISPCNMFGEKMMGQYVHDLLFGTENEFVYTYHDRLFDYPVRGDDGVLRGNGDGKGLDQIAWIVEKLRDEPSSRRALAITWHPELDEPSANPPCLQRLQCFVRDGGLNMHVEFRSNDMLSALGANMYALVHLQKHIADALGLPVGWYSHTSVSAHMYYERDHEELMKYVGGLGIADVVKKYPAGALIGL; encoded by the coding sequence ATGTTGAATGTCCGTGCATACTGCCTGGGTAAGGCGCATGAGGAAGTGATTAAGGCAATTCTCAGATATGGTGTCGAAGTGGTGACCGAGGACGGGGAGAAGACGCTCGAACTCCCCGAACCCTTCTCCATCCAGGTGAACGAGCCCTTTGCCGACTACATGATCAGCCCCTGCAACATGTTCGGGGAGAAGATGATGGGGCAGTATGTCCACGACCTCCTTTTCGGCACGGAGAATGAGTTCGTCTACACCTACCACGACCGCCTCTTCGACTATCCCGTACGGGGCGACGACGGGGTCCTGCGGGGGAACGGCGACGGGAAGGGCCTCGATCAGATCGCATGGATCGTGGAAAAGCTCCGGGACGAACCCTCCTCAAGGCGTGCCCTTGCGATCACCTGGCACCCTGAACTCGACGAGCCCTCGGCAAATCCCCCCTGCCTCCAGCGCCTGCAGTGCTTCGTCCGCGACGGCGGCCTCAACATGCACGTCGAGTTCCGCTCCAACGACATGCTCTCCGCACTGGGGGCGAACATGTATGCCCTCGTGCACCTCCAGAAACACATCGCAGACGCCCTCGGCCTTCCCGTCGGGTGGTATTCGCACACCTCCGTCTCGGCGCACATGTACTACGAACGCGATCACGAGGAGCTGATGAAGTATGTGGGGGGCCTCGGGATTGCGGATGTGGTGAAAAAATATCCGGCCGGAGCCCTCATCGGCCTCTAA
- a CDS encoding HEAT repeat domain-containing protein produces the protein MAEREETDRLLQVIQTGNVHERRSASDALAAMGKDAVEPIVRALLRETNNDIRWYLSRALAKIGEPAVDDLVAVLTAEDDRDTRRYVAAALGAIGEPAMDPLIGLLADDDPELRGYAALAIGRIGEPAIPKLLELIKNSEGIVNRCAVMTLYKMGEVGPEALAEYLNE, from the coding sequence ATGGCTGAACGTGAGGAGACAGACCGTCTGTTACAGGTCATACAAACCGGCAATGTCCACGAACGCCGCAGTGCCTCGGACGCACTTGCGGCAATGGGGAAGGATGCCGTCGAACCGATCGTCCGTGCGCTCCTGCGGGAGACGAACAACGATATCCGCTGGTACCTCTCCCGGGCACTCGCGAAAATCGGCGAACCGGCGGTCGACGACCTCGTCGCGGTCCTGACTGCAGAGGATGATCGCGACACCAGGCGATACGTGGCGGCGGCCCTCGGCGCCATCGGGGAGCCGGCAATGGATCCGCTGATTGGTCTTCTCGCCGATGACGACCCGGAATTGCGGGGATATGCGGCCCTTGCCATCGGGCGCATCGGCGAACCGGCAATCCCGAAACTCCTTGAGCTGATCAAAAACTCGGAGGGGATCGTCAACCGCTGTGCGGTAATGACCCTCTACAAAATGGGCGAAGTCGGCCCCGAGGCCCTCGCCGAATACCTGAACGAATAA
- a CDS encoding acylphosphatase encodes MEAPAPDKSPEEPVMKTVEVIVSGQVQRVGFRACVRKLAVSLTVGGEVMNLPDGRVRIVASGEDIILEKFISSLYGCPRAVVRDVVVTPREYVEYATFSVERGGI; translated from the coding sequence ATGGAGGCGCCTGCACCCGACAAGTCACCCGAAGAGCCCGTCATGAAGACCGTCGAAGTCATTGTATCCGGACAGGTGCAGAGAGTCGGGTTTCGGGCATGCGTCAGGAAACTTGCCGTCTCGCTGACGGTCGGAGGGGAGGTGATGAACCTTCCGGACGGCAGGGTCCGGATCGTGGCCTCCGGCGAAGACATTATTCTGGAAAAATTCATCTCGTCCCTGTACGGCTGTCCACGCGCCGTCGTCCGCGATGTGGTGGTCACTCCCCGGGAGTATGTCGAGTATGCCACATTCTCCGTCGAGCGGGGCGGAATATAA